The sequence TACACTAAGTATGAGTGACTGAGTTGTTTAAGTATCTTACCAAATCAGTTGGATTGTCATAATCTTCATGAAAAAATCTAGACAGAGACAACgaacgaatatatatattcccCAGTACAACTAAGTTCATCTTATGCTACTTGAAGCCCACTGATGTACAGTTTTTCACCTTTCAAGGCAAATAGCATCCGTTTTCAGTAGGAATATGCAAACATCTTTAGAGTAAAAGTTGTTTATATCTTTCACTAGTAAACTTCATTTACTTTTTATAGGCTGTGGAACATGAATCGCCTCAAGCTCTTGAATATTTAAGAACTGATTGtcacaatataaatatattttttcgcAAACAAGGTGTCTCAACTTTAACATTACGAGAACTTTTCGAATGGGTAGTGAATCCCTCATTGCCTGCACCCGATGATGCATCATCTAAAGAGTGTTTAATGTCTTTACTTCGAGAAGCTTCAATTCGTGGATTAAATGAAACAATTGAAAAAGAGGATGAAGCTTTTCGATATGTACATATCCCTCGAAATTTATCAGTATCTTATCCATTTGTGAGAGATTTTCTTAAAATACAACGTGGACAATTGTCACATTCTGATATTTACTACGCAGCTATAACTGGACTAAAACCAGATTTAACAGGCATTTTAACACAACCTCAAGTGACCAAAGAAAACAATGAATGTGAATCGGACAATGAATCAATTACAGACAAAGCTTCAATCACTTCAGAAATTTCTTCTGAATCTATTAGCGAAGATGTAATTAAAGCAAAGAATAATGCACGACCTCGAAATGAATCTCCAGAAAGTCGTAGGAATAGAAAAAAAGCAATCAAACAAGAACAAGCTGAAAAGCGAAAACATAAAATTCCTAAGTATGTTAAAAGACGTAAAATAAAAAAGTGAAAACTTTGAAATTGATCAGTGTTTTGCTGACGGATAGTTGTTAGATTATAAATGTTAATATCAAAATAACTGCATTGCACCGTAGCGAAAACGTTTTGTTTAAACTAACAACACAACTTAAATAACGACACGTTTGATAATTAGTAATTAgccccttttataaatttcgatagaacaatgagaagaggGAGTTTATCTGAAATGTgctgtatttgcgctatacatttcgaacaatctggtcacacatatacttgtcaaggcatttttatatgaaaattaataaattggGTTTAACAATTTTACTAACCATTTAGCTAACTCATGTGTGGGGGAACCGCGCATAGACAAAATTGGTCGTAATGGAATATTAAGTTTATGAATTCTAGGTAATCCATATAAATTTGGGAGAACTGAACCCGAAGGTTTTAGTATATTAAACTCATTGTTTATGGCGTTCATTCCGTTACCATTTTTGAAAGAATTACTGCTAATGTTCAATTCACGTTTGATGGTGAATATTTTCAACAACTTGATGGTGTAGCTATGGGTAGTCCTTTGGAGCCTCTCTTAGCTGATGTTTTCATGTCGTATGTGGAAAATATGACGAGCGAGCTTATTAGTGAGGCAACTCTATATAAATGATACATGGACGATATTCTAATTATGCGTGATAAGGATTTTGATGTTTACCGATTATTGGATAAACTCAATGGTGTTCAAGATGATATTGTGATGACATATGAATCAGAAAGTAATGGCCAATTGGCCTTTTTAGACATACTTTTAAGTCGAAGGGATGATGACAATATTAGACGGTCAGTGTATAGGAAACCAACCTGGACGGGACAATGCTTACATTTCCATAGTTTTTGTCCATTGCAATACAAGCGAGGTCTGGTTAAGTGTCTCTTTAAGAGGACTCAGATAATTTGTACTTTTGACACGTTGGAAAAAGATGAAAAGATACTGACTGACACATTAATAGCAAATGGTTATCCAATAAAGTCTATTAATAGATGCAAAAGTCAGTTAATGCCAAGACCTCTTGTTTATTTAGTTCCGAAGAAAAGTTTATATCAATTTACCATATGGAAGCGAATCCAACAGCATAGTTTTCAGACagagattgaaagcagccatCGAGAATACCTATTATGCTGCTCAGTTGGTtgtgattgaaaagtctaagcCCATGGTTTCTAATAGACCCAAACAATGCACTAATGAttacgtcacatcccattgtatttaccaatttacatgtttgtgtgaacacacatacatagggaggagtaatcgaacagtgcaatcaagggtcaatgaacatgtgcctagatggcttcaaaatcaatgtgggaggtagaaaaccaGGTTCATCGATGGCGAAACATAATTGAGACGGGGCACgaaattaacattaatacagcttttagaacgttgtatagaaattgtcagggacgaattcttaagtttattgaaaccttggctattcgtaaatttaaagcCCCTTTATGTGTACAAagacaatttgtcgtaaccttgaattaaccttggtaatccttaagtcattttatggcctaggataacgcgacaatttcttattctttctctcccctttgttattttacttgaactttcatttaattgacctttattaatttttatataaaaatgccttgacaagtatatgtgtgacccgattgttcgaaatgtatagcgcaaatacatcacatttttcagataaactccgtcttctcattgttctatcgtaAAAATTCGTATTATTAAGATTGGAACGCTTACTGTATAATTTCACTAACAGTTCAGACAGTACTTAATATAAAGCAAACTAAAGTAACTTTAAATGTTTCAGGGAATATGGTGAAGGAATGACTTACTTTAAACAGTGGAAATCTCTAAATGTAGGGGGTAATAGCTGGTAAGGTCTGGTATATGTAAGCCCGTATCACAGCAATATTCGCATTGTTGGAGCGTCTTTATTGACATAATAAGCTTACAACTACATTTTAATTAGGAATTATCTACACGAACATCATAAGAGCATTAGTTCTTCAACATAAACTGACATTAGTTG comes from Schistosoma haematobium chromosome 3, whole genome shotgun sequence and encodes:
- the RIOK1_1 gene encoding Serine/threonine-protein kinase RIO1 (EggNog:ENOG410VBA4~COG:T), with the protein product MTSIMPFKSRDKYVKGDFRMRHGYSKSTSWKLVCKWSEKEYRNLLRINQSGLISAPKPLRLKGVVLLMTFVGKDGIPAPKLKDVCFHESDCKDSPDWAALYFQVIHDIRTLFQKCRLVHADLSEYNLLYLDGRVWMIDVSQAVEHESPQALEYLRTDCHNINIFFRKQGVSTLTLRELFEWVVNPSLPAPDDASSKECLMSLLREASIRGLNETIEKEDEAFRYVHIPRNLSVSYPFVRDFLKIQRGQLSHSDIYYAAITGLKPDLTGILTQPQVTKENNECESDNESITDKASITSEISSESISEDVIKAKNNARPRNESPESRRNRKKAIKQEQAEKRKHKIPKYVKRRKIKK